TCGCCGTAGATACACAAATAAGACAAAACCATTTTGAGAAAAAGTATATGAACCAATTCATTTGTGCGATGAATTACTTTTACTTCATAGTGTAATCTGATTGTATCAAATTAAGTACATGttactgaaaaaaaactttcaaagaaGCTATGGAAGACACTATGTACAAATTCAATTACTTACACAAATTGCCTTAAAATACATTGAGCACAGAGCAGCGTTCGTACTAGGAAAGCACTTAAGTAAACCTTTAACCCCCTTTCATGGATCTTTTACCTTAAGCATCGCATCAAATGGTAGCTTCTTCAAAAAACAAGTATAGTGTTATTCTACATACCGTTGGCAAGACATTGAAAAGGAAATACACAGCGTGGATTGCATTTTGATAAACATCGTGAAGAATAAGGAATACACGTCCATAAACAGTGATCAGCCTCAACCTGTCCAATGACATTCACGCTTGGTATTGGATTCGGGCCTGTGTTCCCCAGGCTGCATAAACATTTTCCTGATGGTAAACAGCGGCCTTCAGGTCGATTACACATGCGATTGCATAGACTTTTAACACAGCTACTATTCTGAGCTAGAGAGGGAATAAATAGGGATATGAATCAGGTCTTAATATGAAACGTAGCATAACAGTaaaactttatcaaaacttaTTAAATCTAGTTCAGCAAAGTTTCGCGACCCGTTAAAATACACAGCGTGGATTGCATTTTGATAAACATCGTGAAGAATAAGGAATACACGTCCATAAACAGTGATCAGCCTCAACCTGTCCAATGACATTCACGCTTGGTATTGGATTCGGGCCTGTGTTCCCCAGGCTGCATAAACATTTTCCTGATGGTAAACAGCGGCCTTCAGGTCGATTACACATGCGATTGCATAGACTTTTAACACAGCTACTATTCTGAGCTAGAGAGGGAATAAATAGGGATATGAATCAGGTCTTAATATGAAACGTAGCATAACAGTaaaactttatcaaaacttaTTAAATCTAGTTCAGCAAAGTTTCGCGACCCGTTAAAATTTCTTCTTGTAAAATATACAAAAGTCAGCCAttagcgaaaattaatttctaccaagaaatataaattaaaatcgCCAGATTTagtactgtaatactttgtggATCTTGGTTTAGTGGTTATGCAGTGCGCTTCGTACGTAACGTACGTAGGTACGTTGTTCAGttgcgggcatgtttagcaagtgcttTTACAAAAACTATGGGTAAACATGAAATGTAAGAAAAAACAGGGTAGGTACTGCCGATGTATACCTAAGATATAATATTTGGAATAATACTAATCGTATATGAATAGGAAGGTGTTAGGAATGTAAGGAAATTATTCACTTAAATGATCCCAATAGAATATGCAGATCTTGTAGTAGGAAATAAGAGCCTTGACTACCCAAACTACCCAGACTTGGTCATTAATAGGCGATAGCCGCTCAATCTAAAACTGAATTTCCTAAGTCATTTCACTAATTTAGTGAAAGAGCATTAACTCGATGGGGAACTTGATAGCATCATGAATATATTTCGACAATGTCATCATGCCATAGTCTTGGACTCAACGAAAATTTCCCTTTTTTCATCGGGGCGATGAAAAATACCTAAAATTCCTGGACGAGCTTGCGTGAAGATCACAAAATATACAGAAACAGATGTTTATCAACTGCATTATTTCTTTGTTCCACTTGTCCTAACTTACATTGGATTAGATGTCCATTTTTTGTTGAGTTTAGTGGAGAACGGAAACAAGGTGGTTTCGTAACCTTGACGTTCTTTCTATTGATTACCATGGCGCCTGGCAATATTCATCCAATCAAAGTGCGTTTCTGTTGACGTCATGTTCAAAACCAGCCAATTAAATTTTCTCTACATCTAGCctatttgacgtcaaatatgTGCAAAGAAAGCTTTAACTTCAGTACTTACTTAGTCAAGAAGATTTAGACAAGTACTTGAAATATTTGAGtggaaagaagaaaagaagaaaatatttcaGAATGTATAGCAAATATAGAGATATATCTGCAAACGTGAAGAACCTACGAACATGTGGTGCTTGTTATGAGCGTCCCATTTTCTTTTGCGATGACGATTTTAGAATACATGAGAGGAATTGTCATCGCTCATATCAAGAAGAGGAAAAAGAAGATTTAATAGCTATTAAATCTCAATTGTCGCTTTTAACCAATCTTTTGAGCAGACAAAGCAACATACATTACCCAGTCTGTAAAGAGAGTAAGGAAGAAAGGCGGAAAGACGTTGAAGAAGAAATTATCTGCATAAAGAGACGAATGGTTGGATTAGAAAGTGAAGTAGATGCTTTGAAGAAAACTTGCATGTGTAAATGTTTACTACAAGTTGTAGAAGGTATGTGTTCATCTTGCGTAAAACTGGAGAAGACACAAAATGTTGTGAACGAAAGTCAAAATGCAGGAGTTTTCAAAGAAGTGGAGGAGTTTAAGTTGAGGAACAAGTTGCTGCAAAATGAATTGGAAAACAAAGCAAAGGAATTCAATCAGATGAAAGAACAAAGATCTAATGACAAGAAAAAGTTGCGAAAAATGAAAGATTTGTTTGATGCAAAACAAAAGAAGATAGAAAAGATGGAAGAAGAGTTAAATGCTGCTCAAAAAGATAAGATAGAAATGACAAATTGCGTTGAAagtgtgaaacaaaaaaatcttcgcATCAAAGGTCAATTGAATACTGaacgacaaagaagacaaagCTGTTCTCTAGATGAAGCAAATGATCAAAAGGAAAAGTTGCTAAAAGTTGAGGGTGTTTGTAAATCTCTACAAGAAGAGGTAAGGAAGTTAAATGATGAAAAAATGGAGTATGTAGCAGAAGTTGAACGATTTAAATCTCTTCTTCGTGACAAGGAAGCTTCAATGAAGCAGTTGCAAAGCGATGCTGATAATCTTACTGcaacaaagaaagaaaaagaagagtaTGAGATGGAAATAAAGAAAGTCAATGCATTACTTGTTAAAAAGTTCGATGCTTTTAAAAAGTTGAAAGTGCGTTGTGAAGAGCTTGAAAGGATTATCGAAAATAAAGAGCGAAGTGAAGAAGAACTTAAGTTAATGAAAATTCTTCTTGCCGAAAAAGATGGATTGGTGAAAGAACTGCAAGATTACGTAAAAGAGAAAGAACAGCAGGTCCAACAAGAAATCAAATTGCAAAAACAAAGAGATTGTGAAGTTTCTACCCTTCTAAAAAGGGTTCAAGATTATGAAAATGCTGTGGTAGAGTTAAAAGCAAACATCGACGAGTTGGTAAAACAGCTagacgacaacaacaaccaaaAGAATTTGATTTCCTTTAGCCTTGCAGAAAAGGAGAATGATTTAGAGGAGCTTCGTGATCGATTAAGATGTTTTGAAGAACAGCATAAAACATCGATGTCTACGATCCAAAAGTTGAGTGAAGAAAAACGTCATATTTCCGACGACTTGACAGAAATTGaagatgaaaacaaaaaattgtttaatagCAAAGCAGATCTTCAACTGAAACTTGACGAGCTGAATGATAAACTCCAGGATGCAGTTCAGGATAAGATGAAGACAGATGAAAAGTTGAAAAGAATGGATGAACTCGAACAAGAACTGTTTGAAGTTAACAAAGGCAACGAACTTTTACAAGCACATAAAGAGGAGTTAATGACAGAGTTAACTCAAATGACAGATAAAATAAAGCACCAAGCTGAGAGATATGAATGGAGATTGAATGTAGCCGACAAGAATATCGATGAGCTGGAAAAAGAGCTTGCTGATGTAAAATGGAGTTTAAAAAAAGCTGACAGAGAAATCAAAGATTTAAAATTGGAACATCGAGACATGCTAAGTGCGGCTGAGCAAGTAGAGAAGTTGAACAAAGAATTTACGTTGGAGGAGGAACAGTTCGAAGAGATGTCGAAGAAATTAGAAGAGAAAAGTCAAATAGTGAAAGAGATAGAAGAAAAGAATGAAGAATATGTTAACACCAACGAGAAGCTGAAAAAAGAGGTTTTGGAAAAAGACAAATGTCTTGAGATTGCCAACAAGAAAGTTATTGATATAGAAATCGAtttagaaaaagttaaaaatgactgcACAAAGAAAAGCGAAATGACGAAGCAGCTTACAACAGAAttgcaagaaaaagaaaaagtgtcTGCAAACCTCGAAAAAAAGACGTTGCTGCTACAGGAATCAGAAGCAGAACTTGAAAAGGCTGAAGAAAATATCACCACTTTAAGCAAGCAGCTTTCTGATTTGCAAGAAGAATTGGATAAAGCTCAAAGAGATTTGTCAAAAGCAAGCACTGAATGCGAGAGTGAGGAGCTTGATAAGTTGAAACAACAGAACGAAATTTGTGAGTTGAAAAAGCTTGAGTTGGTTCAAAACAAAAAGGACTTGGAAGAAGAGTTATCTCATCTTAAAGAAACGCATTCATTATGCGATGGCCATAAAAGAAGATTAGAGGAGGATAAGGATAACATACACAAGCAGCTTCATTCAGTTGAAACTGAACTGAATGCAACTCTGCATGATTTTGAAAAGACCAAACACGATTTGGACAAATTGCAAATTGAAATAACACGCTATGAAAATCTTGTTAAGAACTACAAAGAAGAGAAGAATGAAGCCAAGAGTTTGAGAAGAAAAGTAAAGGAGTTGGAAGCAAAGGTATTCGAACTTAACGCTACCTGTGAAATGGATGTCTCAGAGAGGTAAGTACTACAGTATTTTGCTTTTTGGTTGTAGCTATTTTAAGTCTTATGTAATAACttaattttctttcttgttaAAATAGCGACGTCGATATATCAATTCCAAACTGGGGAGAGAAATACATGAAAGAGCGCGAAAATGAAGAAAGGAGGGATGCTTGTGTTTCTGACAATATTGAGCTAAAATTTCAAGAAATGGAATATAAGGAGATAGTAAATATTCAGAAGAATACTAGTGATGGAGATAATGGGGAGAAAAAGGTTGCCTCCatcaaaattgataaaataaagAGCGGTATGACAGAAAATAACGAAGTCAGAGTAGAGATCCTCACATCAACTGGGAACAAAGATGAAGTTGACAGTGATGCATCAACAAGTGAGACAGGATTAATACAACCAATTTCGGGAAGTATCAACATGCTTGCAGCTGTTGAAGAAAGATGTGAAGAATCTGTAGCAAGTGATGTTTCAACATGTTTTAAAGATGATGAAGATGACATTTGTCCTTCATCGGATGATGACGATTCGAATGAATCGTTTGAAATTGAAGATGATGAAATGGTCATTCCAGACAACAGTGCAGAAGATATAATGATTGATACCAGTCAatcaaatgaaagtaaatatttttaatttatttttttgcacaacCTAGTCCTTATATTTATATAGTGAAGATTTAGTTAATTAACACAAATCTTTTGACACGTTTTTTGTAATTAAAGGTACAGGAAATGATGAAGAACTTACAGTGAACATCAAAGAAGgcaaaattgaaaaacattGTTTACAAGCGAACAACATTTCTATCTCTTCTAATAATGATGA
The genomic region above belongs to Hydractinia symbiolongicarpus strain clone_291-10 chromosome 4, HSymV2.1, whole genome shotgun sequence and contains:
- the LOC130642219 gene encoding myosin heavy chain, non-muscle-like, with the protein product MAPGNIHPIKYLLSQEDLDKYLKYLSGKKKRRKYFRMYSKYRDISANVKNLRTCGACYERPIFFCDDDFRIHERNCHRSYQEEEKEDLIAIKSQLSLLTNLLSRQSNIHYPVCKESKEERRKDVEEEIICIKRRMVGLESEVDALKKTCMCKCLLQVVEGMCSSCVKLEKTQNVVNESQNAGVFKEVEEFKLRNKLLQNELENKAKEFNQMKEQRSNDKKKLRKMKDLFDAKQKKIEKMEEELNAAQKDKIEMTNCVESVKQKNLRIKGQLNTERQRRQSCSLDEANDQKEKLLKVEGVCKSLQEEVRKLNDEKMEYVAEVERFKSLLRDKEASMKQLQSDADNLTATKKEKEEYEMEIKKVNALLVKKFDAFKKLKVRCEELERIIENKERSEEELKLMKILLAEKDGLVKELQDYVKEKEQQVQQEIKLQKQRDCEVSTLLKRVQDYENAVVELKANIDELVKQLDDNNNQKNLISFSLAEKENDLEELRDRLRCFEEQHKTSMSTIQKLSEEKRHISDDLTEIEDENKKLFNSKADLQLKLDELNDKLQDAVQDKMKTDEKLKRMDELEQELFEVNKGNELLQAHKEELMTELTQMTDKIKHQAERYEWRLNVADKNIDELEKELADVKWSLKKADREIKDLKLEHRDMLSAAEQVEKLNKEFTLEEEQFEEMSKKLEEKSQIVKEIEEKNEEYVNTNEKLKKEVLEKDKCLEIANKKVIDIEIDLEKVKNDCTKKSEMTKQLTTELQEKEKVSANLEKKTLLLQESEAELEKAEENITTLSKQLSDLQEELDKAQRDLSKASTECESEELDKLKQQNEICELKKLELVQNKKDLEEELSHLKETHSLCDGHKRRLEEDKDNIHKQLHSVETELNATLHDFEKTKHDLDKLQIEITRYENLVKNYKEEKNEAKSLRRKVKELEAKVFELNATCEMDVSER
- the LOC130641141 gene encoding protein PFC0760c-like, which gives rise to MKERENEERRDACVSDNIELKFQEMEYKEIVNIQKNTSDGDNGEKKVASIKIDKIKSGMTENNEVRVEILTSTGNKDEVDSDASTSETGLIQPISGSINMLAAVEERCEESVASDVSTCFKDDEDDICPSSDDDDSNESFEIEDDEMVIPDNSAEDIMIDTSQSNESTGNDEELTVNIKEGKIEKHCLQANNISISSNNDDGDKCPLSNDDDLDKSFEIEDDEMVIPDNSAEDKKIDICQSNESKYFRISYYEQPNLHVLT